The uncultured Methanobrevibacter sp. DNA segment ATACAGGTTTATGGTGTCGGCAAAGTTCAGCTGACACAGGTAAAAACCCCACAAAATACAGAAGCAGGATACAGCGATGCCAAAAAATTTGTTGAAGAAAAATGTCTTGGAAAAACAGTATATCTGGATATAGATGATAAACAAAGTCAGGACAAATACGGAAGAATATTGGCTATAGTATACACTAATACAACAGATGTCAACAAAGAACTAATCGATAATGGTCTGGCTGAGCTGTCCTATTTTGAACCAAGTGAGTTTAAGAAGGGTGAAATCTAAATTACCCTATTTAAACCTAAATAAATCTTATTTTTCTTATAAACTTTTTCTAAAATTTCATTCCATTCTTCTACAGTAATTCTGCC contains these protein-coding regions:
- a CDS encoding thermonuclease family protein yields the protein MDKRKISIILLAIFLITIGITIANTFLNDSNSIENKNGTLTIGNKTIHYNNAGKCVDVIDGNTIQVYGVGKVQLTQVKTPQNTEAGYSDAKKFVEEKCLGKTVYLDIDDKQSQDKYGRILAIVYTNTTDVNKELIDNGLAELSYFEPSEFKKGEI